A single region of the Lentisphaerota bacterium genome encodes:
- a CDS encoding peptidase M48 Ste24p, translating into MKRLRLIVHVMGVAALLAAAAGCATNPVTGRSELMLVSPSEEIAIDRQASPGQLSSDYGAVQDAALNAYVSDVGRTLVQHCHRPQMPYSFRVVNAVYANAYAFPGGTIAITRGLLIELRNEAELAALLSHELAHVNARHTARAITRSTLFSTALGLGGAALQAGKSAYTDLVMTGGQLLGGAGLARYSRDQEREADAIGMNYLVAAGYDPQGMVGLMTLLTRLGERNPLLVERLFSSHPMSAERLESARRQAATIPAVGRPSNEARFRERTAALRAIAPAIRLFNQAEQARARGDCAAGVRLAREGLALAPNDYAGLLILAACQNGVKQPGAALVTARQAAAVNPREPNAQGMIALTAMALGRHEEALAAANACERALPSDPHSRFIRRYCQEQLDNTAASEKNKR; encoded by the coding sequence ATGAAACGCCTGCGATTGATTGTGCACGTGATGGGTGTCGCCGCGCTCCTGGCGGCGGCCGCGGGATGCGCGACCAATCCGGTGACCGGGCGGTCGGAATTGATGCTGGTCTCGCCTTCCGAGGAGATCGCCATCGACCGACAGGCATCGCCGGGGCAGCTCTCGTCCGACTATGGCGCGGTGCAGGATGCGGCGCTGAACGCCTACGTGTCCGACGTGGGGCGCACGCTCGTGCAGCACTGCCACCGGCCGCAGATGCCCTATTCATTCCGCGTGGTCAACGCGGTCTATGCCAACGCCTATGCATTCCCGGGCGGGACGATCGCCATCACGCGCGGACTCCTGATCGAACTGCGCAACGAAGCCGAACTGGCGGCGCTGCTTAGCCATGAGCTGGCGCACGTCAATGCCCGCCACACGGCCCGGGCGATCACGCGAAGCACCCTGTTCTCGACCGCGCTCGGCCTGGGCGGGGCTGCGCTGCAGGCCGGGAAATCGGCGTACACCGATCTGGTGATGACGGGCGGACAACTCCTCGGCGGCGCCGGTCTGGCCCGATACAGCCGCGATCAGGAGCGGGAGGCCGACGCGATCGGCATGAACTATCTGGTTGCGGCCGGGTACGATCCTCAGGGCATGGTGGGGCTGATGACCCTGCTGACCCGCCTCGGCGAGCGCAATCCGCTGCTGGTCGAGCGGCTTTTCTCGTCGCACCCGATGAGCGCTGAGCGGCTGGAGTCGGCCCGGCGTCAGGCGGCCACGATTCCGGCCGTCGGGCGGCCGTCCAACGAGGCCCGGTTCCGCGAGCGGACGGCGGCGCTGCGGGCGATCGCGCCGGCGATCCGGCTGTTCAACCAGGCGGAGCAGGCGCGGGCGCGGGGCGATTGCGCCGCAGGCGTCCGCCTGGCGCGCGAGGGGCTGGCCCTCGCGCCCAACGATTACGCGGGCCTGCTCATCCTCGCCGCGTGCCAGAACGGCGTCAAGCAGCCGGGCGCCGCGCTCGTCACGGCCCGGCAGGCTGCGGCGGTCAATCCGCGCGAGCCCAACGCCCAGGGGATGATCGCCCTCACCGCGATGGCGCTCGGCCGGCATGAGGAGGCGCTGGCGGCGGCAAACGCCTGTGAGCGGGCGCTGCCGTCCGATCCGCACTCCCGGTTCATCCGCCGCTATTGCCAGGAGCAACTCGACAACACCGCCGCCTCGGAAAAGAACAAGCGATAG